In Microbacterium sp. 1.5R, the following are encoded in one genomic region:
- the mltG gene encoding endolytic transglycosylase MltG: protein MPERESASPQHDPDARLGDLFENLPDPSPQIPTVDNTPPAPGSRRAAREAAAAQPGAPAGPAGTPADRSSSDDASTRAMPALSADEPVAARLSESESSVGEAAADRAESGSGSEASAGAAVGAASGSAAAGGRLEDLFHAHPEHDAGHPAPAKKKRRTGCLVALVIVLAVIGGIVGAGFWAWGTYGDKISEALGWGDPKDWEPGLASGEVLVTIHEGDTGAPVSTALYEAGVTRTEDVFYDYLVTENVAVTFYPGIYSLKEKMTAEAALEALQDPANKRENSASVGEGATIESSLPDMAESLGMPIEELQAAVDADPATYGVTAQSLEGWLFPAVYTFDPGVTATQVIQRMVDRTKESLTEAGVPAEDAQRVLTIASIIQREGLTADFPKVSRVIENRLDIDMKLQMDSTAQYGYGSLHEGVVSSSAEALEDDNPWNTYVHTGLPVTPIASPSFAAIDAAMHPADGPWLYFVTTNLATGETQFSVTYEEHLQGVEKWEQWCQENPDGGCSAG, encoded by the coding sequence ATGCCCGAACGCGAGAGCGCTTCGCCTCAGCACGATCCGGATGCCCGTCTGGGCGATCTGTTCGAGAACCTTCCCGACCCGTCGCCGCAGATCCCGACGGTCGACAACACCCCGCCCGCTCCAGGGTCGCGCCGGGCGGCGCGTGAAGCCGCGGCTGCGCAGCCGGGGGCTCCGGCCGGGCCAGCCGGCACCCCCGCGGACCGCTCGTCGTCGGACGATGCGTCGACCAGGGCGATGCCCGCACTGTCCGCGGACGAGCCCGTTGCCGCCCGACTTTCCGAAAGCGAGTCCTCCGTCGGCGAGGCTGCCGCGGACCGAGCCGAATCCGGCTCGGGGTCGGAAGCATCTGCCGGCGCCGCGGTGGGTGCCGCGTCGGGGAGCGCGGCAGCAGGCGGACGCCTCGAAGACCTCTTCCACGCGCATCCGGAACACGATGCCGGCCACCCAGCGCCCGCGAAGAAGAAGCGCCGCACGGGCTGCCTGGTGGCGCTCGTCATCGTCCTCGCCGTGATCGGCGGCATCGTCGGCGCGGGATTCTGGGCGTGGGGCACCTACGGCGACAAGATCAGCGAGGCGCTCGGATGGGGCGACCCCAAGGACTGGGAGCCCGGGCTCGCATCCGGCGAGGTGCTCGTCACCATCCATGAGGGCGACACCGGCGCTCCCGTGTCCACCGCGCTCTACGAAGCGGGCGTCACGCGCACGGAGGACGTCTTCTACGATTACCTGGTCACCGAGAACGTCGCGGTCACCTTCTATCCGGGCATCTACAGCCTGAAGGAGAAGATGACAGCCGAGGCGGCGCTCGAGGCGCTGCAGGACCCCGCCAACAAGCGCGAGAACTCTGCGAGCGTGGGCGAGGGCGCGACCATCGAATCCTCCCTGCCCGACATGGCCGAATCGCTCGGCATGCCCATCGAGGAGCTCCAGGCGGCGGTCGACGCCGACCCTGCGACCTATGGCGTGACCGCCCAGAGCCTCGAGGGGTGGCTGTTCCCGGCCGTCTACACGTTCGATCCGGGAGTCACCGCCACCCAGGTCATCCAGCGGATGGTCGACCGCACGAAGGAATCGCTGACAGAGGCCGGGGTGCCGGCGGAGGATGCTCAACGCGTGCTCACGATCGCCTCGATCATCCAACGTGAGGGCCTCACCGCAGACTTCCCGAAGGTGTCTCGTGTGATCGAGAACCGCCTCGACATCGACATGAAGCTGCAGATGGACTCGACGGCGCAGTACGGCTACGGTTCGCTGCACGAGGGCGTCGTGTCGAGTTCGGCCGAGGCGCTCGAGGACGACAATCCCTGGAACACCTACGTGCACACCGGCCTGCCGGTCACGCCGATCGCGAGCCCGAGCTTCGCTGCGATCGACGCGGCGATGCACCCCGCAGACGGCCCCTGGCTCTACTTCGTGACGACGAACCTCGCCACCGGAGAGACCCAGTTCTCGGTCACCTACGAGGAGCACCTGCAGGGAGTCGAGAAGTGGGAGCAGTGGTGTCAGGAGAACCCCGACGGGGGTTGCTCGGCCGGATGA
- the ruvX gene encoding Holliday junction resolvase RuvX, which translates to MSGFRRGVRLGVDVGRARVGVARCDPDGMLAVPVETVQRNDTSIDRIAAIAEDFDVLEFVVGLPVNLQGADTASTTDAREFAAALQAQTGTPVRLVDERLSTVTAHAALRSSGRTQKKSRSIVDQIAAVILLQQAIDTEKSTGNPPGATIPLDEESPR; encoded by the coding sequence GTGAGCGGCTTCCGCCGCGGCGTGCGGCTCGGTGTCGATGTCGGGCGTGCCCGGGTCGGCGTCGCCCGCTGCGATCCGGACGGCATGCTCGCGGTGCCGGTCGAGACCGTGCAGCGCAACGACACGTCGATCGACAGGATCGCCGCGATCGCCGAAGACTTCGACGTGCTCGAGTTCGTGGTCGGGCTGCCGGTCAATCTGCAGGGCGCCGACACCGCGTCGACGACCGACGCTCGCGAGTTCGCCGCGGCTCTGCAGGCGCAGACGGGCACTCCCGTCCGGCTCGTCGACGAGCGCCTCAGCACCGTCACCGCACACGCCGCTCTGCGTTCTTCGGGCAGAACACAGAAGAAGTCTCGTAGCATTGTGGATCAGATCGCCGCGGTGATCCTGCTGCAGCAGGCGATCGACACGGAGAAGAGCACCGGAAACCCGCCCGGTGCCACGATTCCGCTCGACGAGGAGTCCCCCCGATAA